A section of the Flavobacterium ardleyense genome encodes:
- the cdd gene encoding cytidine deaminase, whose product MKKISITSSFDVFDSMTELPEVVQKLMLQAIEARKVAYAPYSKFKVGAAILLENNEVVIGSNQENAAYPSGLCAERTAIFYAGAKYPNVAFKTLAISATSDANPTLAPIPPCGACRQSIAEYESRQSHPIEIYFMGESGKVYRSESLENLLPLSFDKNVL is encoded by the coding sequence ATGAAGAAAATCTCAATTACCAGCTCTTTCGATGTTTTTGATTCGATGACAGAATTGCCAGAAGTAGTTCAAAAATTGATGCTACAAGCGATTGAAGCTCGAAAAGTTGCCTATGCACCTTATAGTAAGTTTAAAGTTGGTGCTGCAATTTTATTAGAAAATAATGAAGTTGTAATAGGTTCCAATCAAGAAAATGCTGCCTATCCTTCGGGGCTTTGTGCAGAGCGAACTGCGATTTTTTATGCTGGTGCAAAATATCCAAATGTTGCGTTCAAGACACTTGCGATTTCGGCAACGTCAGATGCAAATCCTACCCTTGCTCCTATTCCACCTTGTGGCGCGTGCCGACAGTCAATTGCCGAATATGAATCACGACAATCACACCCTATCGAAATATATTTTATGGGTGAGTCCGGAAAGGTATATCGCTCAGAATCATTAGAAAACTTACTCCCGCTATCTTTTGATAAAAACGTGTTATAA